The Salmo salar chromosome ssa02, Ssal_v3.1, whole genome shotgun sequence genome segment gccccctagacccaacaggttaactgcccTGACTTCTAGCACCAGGACCTTCAGTTGGAATCCTGAGGCAGACCGGGCGTTTCTGGATTTGAAGAGTCGATTCACCAACGCCCCGATTCCCCCTCAACCTGACGCTGCTCGGCAGTTTGTCGTGGAAGTGGACGCGTCTGATGTGGGGGTTGGcgccatcctgtcccagcgaaGCTCCACTGACGGTAAACTCCATCCCTGCACCTTCTATTCTCGCCGTCTTTCGTCTGCGGAGAGGAATTACGATGTGGTTAACCGGGAGCTGCTTGCGGTGAAACGGGCCTTGGAGGAGTGGCGTCACTGGTTGGAGGGAGCGGAGCAACCGTTTATTGTCTGGACTGACCACAAGAATCTTGCTTACGTGCAATCGGCTAGACGTCTCAACTCGCATCAGGCCAGGTGGGCTTTGTTTTTTGGACGCTTTAATTTTTCCCTGACGTTCCGACCTGGGTCTAAGAACGGCAAGGCGTTCGCCTTGTCCCGGATGTTCTCCAAGACTGATGAGAGTGGGGCCAAGACTGAGACGATTCTTCCCCAGAACTTCGTCGTGGGAGCAGTCACATTTAGGGTTGAGGAGCAGGTTCTGGCGGCCCTTCGGATGCATCCCGGTCCCGGTAACAGTCCACCCGGTCGGTTGTTTGTGCCTGAATCTGTCCGTTCTGCCGTCCTCCAATGGTCCAGCAAGATGGCTTGTCACCCGGGGGTGGCTCAGACGATGGCATTACTACGCAGACGATTTTGGTGGCCTGCCATGGGAGAAGATACCCGGAGGTTTGTTGCTGCATGCCCAGTATGTGCACAGAATAAGTGCCAATCGGGCCAGCTCTGGACTTCTTCATCACCTACCGATTCTCCGGCGACCATGGTCGCATCTGGCTCTGGACTTTGTTACTGGATTGCCCTCTTCTGATGGGAACACGGTCATTCTGACTATTGTGGACAGATTCAGCAAGTTCGCCCACTTTGTACCTATCTCCAAGCTTCCCTCTGCCTCTGAGACGTCCGAGATCCTGGTTAGGGAGGTTTTCAGGGTCCACGGGTTGCCCAGTGACATTGTTTCCGACCGTGGTCCTCAGTTTACCTCTGCTGTCTGGAAATCTTTCTGTTTGGCCATTGGAGCTACAGTCAGTCTCACATCTGGATTTCACCCCCAATCTAATGGTCAGGCGGAGAGAGCCAACCAGAAGATGGAATCCACGCTGTGCTGCCTTGTCTCTTCCAACCCCGCCTCTTGGGCCTCTCAGTTGCCATGGGTCGAGTATGCCCACAATACTCTCCCTACATCTGCTACTGGGATGTCTCCCTTCCAGTGCCTGTACAGTTACCAACCCCCCTTGTTTCCTTCTCAGgagaaggatctctctgtaccctCGGTCCAGGCCCACATTCGTCGTTGCCACCGGACCTGGCATCGGGCCAGAAAGGCTCTCCTTAAAGTTTCTGACCGTTATCAGCTCCAGGCGAATCGTCGCCGGATTCCAGCTCCCGCTTATGCCATCGGTGATAAGGTATGGTTGGCTACACGGGATCTTCCTCTGTGGACTGAGTCAAGGAAACTGTCACCGAAGTtcattggtccgtttgtggtggagaAGGTGATCAATCCTGTTGTGGTTCGACTCAAGTTGCCTAAGACGCTCAGAGTCCAGCCCACCTTTCATGTCTCCTGCCTCAAGCCTGTGCACCTCAGTCCTCTGCTAccccctccgcctcctcctcctcggaTGATCGGAGGTGGTCCTGTCTACACGGTGCGCCGCATTATGGATTCCAGACGTCGGGGTTTCCAGtatctcgtggactgggaggggtatggtcctgaGGAGAGGAGTTGGATTCCTCGGCGTCAGATCCTGGATGATACCCTCCTTCGTGACTTCTACCGCCTCCATCCTGGCGCTCCGGGTTGTCCGCCCGGTGGCGTTCGtcggagggggggggtactgtcaggaatcccgcttcgtgagtctgttttctgcctgagctgactgttttttgttttggagtcttttgtctgaggttcctgaacgcaccctgtctggttgccaggcaacAAAGCTAGGCGGGAGAACTTttgattacccgcacctgcatctcatcaaccatctgcacacctggtcctgatcatcacctcttcataagccctgacctgacatccattccctgccggatcgttagcaacgaacagtatgttgtgccagcgtatcagcctcatgtttcctgagtttgttttgttattctgtACTTGTTGCCGGTTACTcactcccgtttactctgtctacagtcattctcccggaacattcaactcccttacctggccgtcggtggattcagtgacttcattggatcaacccattcactctcatcaactcacctccgctgccgttccgtctcctggattattcaatttacacatcaagactaccaataaatattcaccttcattttactcaccttgtcctggtctgcttctgggttctgtcttagaaaATCGTGACAATCTgcatgctcgttgtcctcaccagggtttgacctgactgcagtttggcgttgtaaccggcttcagtgggcaaatgctcaccttagatggccactggcacgctggagaagtgtgctcttcacagatgaatcccggtttcatctGTTCCGAGTAGATGGCAGACATTGTGAATGGcctcgtgtgggcgagcggtttgctgatgtcaactttgtgaacagagcgccccatggtggcagtggggttattgtatgggcaggcatcagctatggacaacaaacacaattgcattttattgattgaaatttgaatgcatagagatactgtgacgagatcctgaggcccattgtcgtgtcattcctccaccgccatcacctcatatttcagcatgataatgcacgaccccatgttgcaaggatctgtacacaattcccggaagctgaacatgtcccaattcctccatgacctgcatacacaccagacatgtcacccactgtgcatgtttgagatgctctggatcgacctgTATtacaacgtgttccagttcccgccagtaCCCAGCaaattcacacagccattgaagaggagtgggaaaacaggccacaataaacagcctgatcaactctatgcaaaggagatgtgtcatgctgcatgaggcaaatggtggtcacaccagatactgactggttttctgatccacgcccctaattTTTGTAAggtttctgtgaccaacagatgcatgtctgtatcCCCAATCACGTTAAACCATAGATTacagcctaatttatttatttcaattgactgatttccttatatgaactataactcagtaaaatctttgtttGTTGCGTGTTGCATTaatgtttttgttcagtttatttaGAATAAAGGGAAATGTTACCAAAAACGTAACATTGTCTAACAAATGTGAGTAATTGCCTAGTTGAGGGTGTGGCTGTCCAGGTAAAGACTGAATAAAGTTATAAGATCCACAACTTGCTTGTAGTTCAAGTTCATGTTTGGGTTGACGACTAAACTAAAGCTTGTTTACTGGATTCATTAAAAGCTGTAGTTTTGGTCAACATCCTTCTCTCTTTGAGTGTTTGTGTCCTAACTTCATTCCACAGCAAGGCCCAATCCTGAATGGCGAATCACATTAATGAATGACGATGTTAGGAaaaagtgtgtgtttatctgccaTGCAGATCATTATCTAGTTTACCGAATTCCTGTCCTTCATGTACAGTAAACCATAAATATCTGTATCAAAATAACATTACAGGGCCATTACATGAACTGACACAAAGGTCACTGCAATGTGGCTTACAGTAATTGGGGAACTTCCTTGTCACCTGGCTGGCAGCTCTAAAAGATAGTACCTCAGCCTATTCTATAGCATCATACTGTGAGTGTACTAGAAGCACTCTCTAAATCTGGAACAGAACAAAGTATTCCAACAGCAATGAAAACTACAGTagccatctctctcactctgttcatACTCACAGGTAAAGCAGATATCTTCTTTGTCTCTTTAAACCTTGTTGTTACCTAGGCCATGCTTTACAGATCTTTGAgttgtacatttacattgtagtTACAATGTAATTGCACGTAGCATTAACTGCACAAAAACCTACATTCGTTGCTAATTTCATACAGCTACAGTTTCCTTTGATTGAATTGAAATTATTGTACTATAGATTActgtgtacagtagagtacagtaattACACTCTGATTACCAAAGTAAGGGAGAAAACTCTCTGTCAGTGATCATGCCTTATTCAGTTGATATATTCATGTATTTGTCAGACACCACGTGAAATTAGTAAAATGTTGATTCCACGTCTTATTCTCCTGTGTTTAAACTACAAATGTTGGCTACACCCCTTTTTGTGGAAgacagtctgtctgtgttgtgtgtacGTATAGCTAGCTATGTCTGACTATTAGTGCTGTGTGATTGTTACTGGGCCTATTGTTCTCTGAGTCAGTCATTTAGAACGGTTCTGAATGATGGAACGTTTTAGTGTACAGTGTGTACCACCATGTACAGCATGTTGTCTGAGGCCATGCTCTCTGCCGCCCTGTATTCCCTTCAGGTCTCTGTGCCGGTCAGGGTCTGTTTCCACAAGGTCCTGTGAATGGAGCAGAAGGAGGGACAGTGATGTTCATCACAAATCTAAGCCCACCAGCCCAGCCGTTCATAAGAATATCCTGGAGTGTTGGTGGAGCCAATATTATAATCTCATCCAGTGATGACTCTATAGGGCCTGGATACGGAGACAGGATCACTCTGAACAAAACTACTGGATCTCTGGAGCTCAGGAATCTGACCCTGGCTGACAGTGGAGAATACAGAGTGGCTATAACAACAGCTACAGCAGAAACAATCAATGGATCAACTGAACTGGTTGTGTATGGTAAGTCCAAGTGCCATGACAAAGACAGTTAAAGCTCAAATCCTTAAATGAAAAAATAACAAAGTGGTCGTCCCGCTTCAGTTTTGGTTAAAGCTGAGATATGGGTCTGGTGAAAtgaaacaattctgaaaatcatagacaaagctatggatatcaacattatagttgtaaccatcttttgaggctatacagtgtttgtttacatttatattatttacaaacattggagtaaaacaagcttatattttgggttatgatgGGATATGGCTGTTGAACTAAGGTTATGAGGCAcatacgtcaattcaacgtctattccacgtcaaTTCAACGTAATTTCAGGTGGAAACAacaattcaaccagtgtgtgcccagtgggaacttACATTCAATAATCAATGGGTATATGTCATCAATTTTGAAGTCAATTAATGTATTTGGCAATACGGATTAAGAGTTTAGTTACAATGAGGAAACTTTGAAATAGATATCACTTGACCTTATCATCATCAAAACCAtaaaaatcatcatcatcattatcattgtGGTATCTTTGATATTCATAAGTGTTGGCTATGACTTCATGTTTTACAGAGAATATATCTGATGCCAATATCACAGGACCATCAAACCATCTGTTTGCAAATGTGAGCTCCGCCAACTTAACCTGTGAGGCTGCTGGTAACATCACTGCTATACAATGGATGAAGGAAGGTCAGCCTCTATCCGCTGGTGGCAATATATTCTTCTCAGAGGAAAACAGGAAATTATCCATCAGTCCTGTGAAGAGACACGACAGCGGAGAATATGTGTGTAAACTCACCAACCCTGCCAGCTCTGCTACTGCCTCCTATAGAATGATTGTGATCTGTGAGTAACGGTCTATAACTAATCTAATAATCTATGGGTCGGTTTCTCAGACAcaaattaagcctagtcctgaacTAACAAGCACGCTTCCAAGTATTTTAAATCCAGAACTaggtttaaagctgcaatatgttacCACTTGGGCGactcgaccaaattcacatagaagtgtgagttatagatctatcattcattgaaagcaagtctaagaagcaatagatatgttctatgtgcgctatttctatgtttcCCAATCTTCAATTTCATttttgaaaatacaatattttgggttatggaaaaGATAAAAGTGGTTTGGATGGTTCAATGATTGTCTTCacaatacttgcttgttttgtcacataaactgaaattaagtaaactatttgaattttagcaaccaggaaatggtggaccaatttctgcatagtgcacctttagTCTGTGTCTGGGAAAACTGCCCTATGAGATATTACactcataatgcccagttctTAGAGCCCACTTTTTTTCTGTtcaggtcatgtggtcaggaaaaaTTCTTGGCCCTCATGCAGctgcaggatcttaatttgattaccCTGTTGCATGATAACTTTCCTGCATCTCCTGCACTTTCCTGTATTgaggttttaaaaggcttctgaagttagtAATTTCCatttagaaatttcagacttgattttccttaCAAAAAATGTAGCCACCCCTACAaagatgtccattaattataaaatatatataattcataATATTTCTGCTGTAGcatactggctcaaattaagatcctacatctgtgcaTGTTGTGTTTACTACTACAGTCTGAGGGTCTTCTGTTCATGGGCTTACAGATGGACCAGATTCCAATACCATCCTGGGCCAACACATCGCTGAGGTGGAGTCATTCACCCTCATTTACTGCTCCGTTCAGTCTGTACCGCCTGCTACATTCACCTGGCGGTTCAATGGGCAACAGACAGGTGTACATGAAGCTGGATACATCATAAAGAGCGTCAGCTACAACAACAGCGGGGACTACAGATGTGATGCTAAGAATGATCTCACTGGAACAGTTGTCTCTATGGGCCATAGTCTGTCAGTTAAAGGTACTGGTCTCTGATACATTCACCATTAGACGTAGACCATCAAAGCTAACTAATGCCCAAAACGATCAACATCACATCAGCATTATTTCTATaggttgtgttttgtttattgaaTGAGTTCCTGTGTTGGAGCATTGCAGATAAAACCCCTCCACCCCTAAGCCCAGAGGGAGCAGCAGGTATAGCAGTCGCTGTGATGTTGGTAGTCGTTGCTGTAGCTCTTGGTCTCTATTTCAGCATAACTCATCATCGGTGAGTCTATGAAACTAATGTGGTTTGTTATGCCAATAAGTCATTTTTCTTCTGGTGTAACAAAAACTGgaaaccattgatttcaatagAAAACATTTAGTCTATCAATTGTGGGAAAATAACAATACATTTCAAAAAGACAATTGAGGTTTTGTGTATAAATATTTTGCAGACCATTTTGgaagtaaatgtaaatgttttctgTATGTTGTTTAGGAACAAGAAAGGGACCAACGAAGAGAAAGGTAAGAGAAAAACATGATAATTTTAGTCTAGTACACTTTTTTCAATTACTGTATGGTAATATCATTCATACAAGTATTGAGATGAGAGTGGAGAGCCTTTCTGTGCTGCAGCTGATGACCACAGTTGTCCTTTATCATCTTTGATGTCCATCAGATACAGACGCACTGAGCAGATCGTCCCAGACAGAGGATATGTCCATGTCCAGCCCTGACAAAGGACGTGAGGGGCACAAACTGACCACCCAAATCCAGGACAGAACCCATGATCGCAAGCAACCACAACCAGGCACCAGCCATACTATAGCCACCAGCCATGCACCAGGAACCAAAGGTCAGAGAGAGGTTTGCGTATATAGTGTAGCAAATATTTGCGAGCTGACAACAATCTGTCTCGTTATCAACTTCATCAGCTGCtattttgtttttctctctctccacccaccacATGCCCACACAGCTTCTGCAGGCGAACACGAGTATGAGTGCATAGGAAATAAGAAAACTGGAGCTCCAACACTACCTTTAAGAGTGAGTTTCCACCACAAAGTTAAATTAAACACTTATGATATTGTAATCCTATGGTTCCCACCATGTCCTGTATGAGTTAGTTACAGCGATAGCAGCATTGTGACAGACTGTGGGTCTGTTAGTATACTGTAGTGACTGAGTCCTTTACTGTTCTCTCTCAGGGAAAACTTCCTACCAGACAAACCAACACTGACACTGTAAGTAGTACAAGGTACCTCTGGCACCTTGCTGGCACCTTGCTGGCACCTTACTGCATTGAAGCATTTTGTTATAGCTGTAATGAAAAGGAGAACTCACCGATACACAATCTTTGATGTACCACATCATCCCTGAATAACCTACCTACAGTAGTTAGGTATAGACGATTTATACAAATGTACTCAGTGTGTCTCGTTCTGTCTTTACTAACCCGGGAAATCCAGGGCTCCAACACAGACAATAAAATTATAAATTGGTAAGTGAACTGTTTATTGGATCCTTGTTATGATATTACCATTGATTATACTTGTTTTATAGCTTTATAGTTGCCTcggtctcaatctctctctctctctctctctctctctctctctctctctctctctctctctctctctctctccctgactcagAGAGCAGCTGATCTCAACTACATATCTTCAGTTGGCTCTGGACTTCACCCATCAAGTTTTACACCTTAATCAAGTAAACATGGACACAACAAACCACTGGATGACCAGCCAAGAAGACTAGACACTACTGTACTCCACCTCTGATGAGACACTGGTCTTTGTCTAATTGCTCAATGTAATATAGACCAGGTAACAGTACACTGAGACACAAGGACAAATTGTATCCCCTTAAATTACACACACCAGTTGAAGTCCTACTCATTTGAATCGACTTCCTCTGGTCAAACTGCTATCCCTCAGACCATAATGACCTGTGTTACATTAAATGCCATCAGGGGAGGTTTCATAGAAACTTCCTACACTGAACCACATTACACATGTAGCAGATGCAACAGCTTTTTTTTTCCACTGAAAGGAGGAAGTCTGAGTGATCCTGCTATGCTTGCTGACTCCTAATCCAGTACCTATGTGGTTCTggccaaaactagtgcactatataggatgcAGAAGATTAACTAAAATTCcaataaaataatggaattagaTGTTTTATTCATCTCATGAACTGAACCCTGGAATTGGGTGTAATACGTATAAACTTGACCATCACACTTTATTTAGAATAATATTATACACAATTCATGCACTGTGAGTGTTAAATGAGTGGAGTTGGAGTGGATGAAAATATCACAAACGAGTACATCAACAACTTTGTATTTATCATAGGTCTCTGATCACTATAGGGTCTTGTAAATAGTTCTTATTTTGTCTCACAGGATTAATTGAACAATAAAGAAATGAATCCCAATGTGAAATGTCTTGTGTGTAAATTAGACAAACGAAACAGGAACATAGCGTCTCTGTGTTGCTTTTCATTCATATAGCTAGTTTTTTGAGTAGGAAGAGAGATGAAGGCAGCA includes the following:
- the LOC123728683 gene encoding carcinoembryonic antigen-related cell adhesion molecule 1 isoform X2, giving the protein MKTTVAISLTLFILTGLCAGQGLFPQGPVNGAEGGTVMFITNLSPPAQPFIRISWSVGGANIIISSSDDSIGPGYGDRITLNKTTGSLELRNLTLADSGEYRVAITTATAETINGSTELVVYENISDANITGPSNHLFANVSSANLTCEAAGNITAIQWMKEGQPLSAGGNIFFSEENRKLSISPVKRHDSGEYVCKLTNPASSATASYRMIVIYGPDSNTILGQHIAEVESFTLIYCSVQSVPPATFTWRFNGQQTGVHEAGYIIKSVSYNNSGDYRCDAKNDLTGTVVSMGHSLSVKDKTPPPLSPEGAAGIAVAVMLVVVAVALGLYFSITHHRNKKGTNEEKDTDALSRSSQTEDMSMSSPDKGREGHKLTTQIQDRTHDRKQPQPGTSHTIATSHAPGTKASAGEHEYECIGNKKTGAPTLPLRGKLPTRQTNTDTGSNTDNKIIN
- the LOC123728683 gene encoding carcinoembryonic antigen-related cell adhesion molecule 1 isoform X1; protein product: MKTTVAISLTLFILTGLCAGQGLFPQGPVNGAEGGTVMFITNLSPPAQPFIRISWSVGGANIIISSSDDSIGPGYGDRITLNKTTGSLELRNLTLADSGEYRVAITTATAETINGSTELVVYENISDANITGPSNHLFANVSSANLTCEAAGNITAIQWMKEGQPLSAGGNIFFSEENRKLSISPVKRHDSGEYVCKLTNPASSATASYRMIVIYGPDSNTILGQHIAEVESFTLIYCSVQSVPPATFTWRFNGQQTGVHEAGYIIKSVSYNNSGDYRCDAKNDLTGTVVSMGHSLSVKDKTPPPLSPEGAAGIAVAVMLVVVAVALGLYFSITHHRNKKGTNEEKDTDALSRSSQTEDMSMSSPDKGREGHKLTTQIQDRTHDRKQPQPGTSHTIATSHAPGTKASAGEHEYECIGNKKTGAPTLPLRGKLPTRQTNTDTRAADLNYISSVGSGLHPSSFTP